The following are from one region of the Gloeomargarita lithophora Alchichica-D10 genome:
- a CDS encoding phosphoribosylanthranilate isomerase yields MEVKICGLTRVEQAVAIARMGVTAVGIICVPSSPRYVAPAQQQELNHALADYPVWRVGVFAQSPIPEVIEIARTSGFNALQLHGEESPADCQYVREALPQVFLIKAMRVRDAGSLAAIAAYAPWVDRILLDAYDPQHLGGTGLAWDWQMLADQTPSLRWWLAGGVTPENCGAAVAQTQPDGIDVSSGVEVAPGVKDLPRVEQLLQRIQGH; encoded by the coding sequence ATGGAGGTAAAAATCTGTGGTTTAACCCGGGTGGAACAGGCGGTCGCCATTGCCCGCATGGGGGTGACGGCGGTGGGGATCATTTGTGTGCCCTCTTCCCCCCGTTATGTGGCTCCGGCGCAACAGCAGGAACTGAACCACGCCCTGGCGGACTATCCGGTGTGGCGGGTGGGGGTATTTGCCCAAAGCCCCATCCCTGAAGTGATAGAAATAGCACGCACTAGCGGGTTTAATGCCCTCCAACTGCACGGGGAAGAATCCCCCGCAGATTGCCAATATGTGCGAGAAGCACTGCCACAGGTATTTTTAATCAAGGCAATGCGGGTGCGGGATGCGGGAAGTTTGGCCGCAATTGCCGCCTATGCCCCCTGGGTGGATCGGATATTATTGGATGCCTATGACCCCCAACACTTGGGCGGTACGGGATTAGCTTGGGATTGGCAAATGCTTGCCGATCAAACCCCAAGTTTGCGGTGGTGGTTGGCCGGGGGGGTTACCCCAGAAAATTGTGGGGCGGCGGTTGCCCAGACCCAACCGGATGGCATTGATGTATCGAGCGGCGTGGAAGTGGCTCCGGGCGTTAAGGATTTGCCCCGGGTTGAGCAGTTGCTCCAGAGGATTCAAGGACATTAA
- a CDS encoding Uma2 family endonuclease: MIYPSGDGEPVAETYAHMYAMFVTLELLRQYCAGQSATVLANQFLYYAQGFPKLRVAPDVMVIFNVAPGGRDSYKIWEEGEIPQVIFEMTSAQTQKHDQEYKKELYQALGVLEYWLFDPKGEWIDQQLLGYHLLPDGYAVIANNISEVLGLRLEADGQLINFYRVDNGEKLLTPDEMTIAREEE, encoded by the coding sequence ATCATTTACCCAAGTGGAGATGGGGAACCCGTGGCCGAAACCTATGCCCATATGTATGCGATGTTTGTGACTTTAGAACTACTGCGTCAGTATTGTGCGGGTCAATCAGCAACGGTACTCGCCAATCAATTTCTCTACTACGCCCAGGGGTTTCCCAAACTGCGGGTTGCTCCCGATGTGATGGTGATTTTTAATGTGGCACCGGGGGGTCGAGATAGCTATAAAATCTGGGAAGAAGGCGAAATTCCCCAGGTGATTTTTGAGATGACTTCTGCCCAAACCCAAAAGCATGACCAGGAATATAAAAAAGAGTTGTATCAGGCATTGGGAGTGCTTGAGTATTGGTTGTTTGACCCCAAGGGGGAATGGATTGACCAGCAATTGTTGGGTTATCATTTATTGCCAGATGGTTACGCAGTTATTGCTAATAATATCAGTGAAGTATTAGGATTACGATTAGAAGCGGATGGTCAACTGATTAACTTCTATCGTGTAGATAACGGGGAGAAGCTATTAACTCCCGATGAAATGACCATCGCTAGGGAAGAAGAAC
- a CDS encoding Uma2 family endonuclease produces the protein MTLTTESKTIIYPSGDGEPVAETYAHMYAMFVTLELLRQYCAGQSATVLANQFLYYAQGFPKLRVAPDVMVIFNVAPGGRDSYKIWEEGEIPQVIFEMTSAQTQKHDQEYKKELYQALGVLEYWLFDPKGEWIDQQLLGYHLLPDGYAVIANNISEVLGLRLEADGQLINFYRVDNGEKLLTPDEMTIAREEERLAKEQER, from the coding sequence GTGACCCTGACCACGGAGTCCAAAACCATTATTTACCCAAGTGGAGATGGGGAACCCGTGGCCGAAACCTATGCCCATATGTATGCGATGTTTGTGACTTTAGAATTACTACGCCAGTATTGTGCGGGTCAATCAGCAACGGTATTGGCGAATCAATTTCTCTACTACGCCCAGGGGTTTCCCAAACTGCGGGTTGCTCCCGATGTGATGGTGATTTTTAATGTGGCACCGGGGGGTCGAGATAGCTATAAAATCTGGGAAGAAGGCGAAATTCCCCAGGTGATTTTTGAGATGACTTCTGCCCAAACCCAAAAGCATGACCAGGAATATAAAAAAGAGTTGTATCAGGCATTGGGAGTGCTTGAGTATTGGTTATTTGACCCCAAGGGGGAATGGATTGACCAGCAATTGTTGGGTTATCATTTATTGCCAGATGGTTACGCAGTTATTGCTAATAATATCAGTGAAGTATTAGGATTACGATTAGAAGCGGATGGTCAACTGATTAACTTCTATCGTGTAGATAACGGGGAGAAGCTATTAACTCCCGATGAGATGACCATCGCTAGGGAAGAAGAACGCCTGGCTAAAGAACAGGAACGAC
- a CDS encoding ABC exporter membrane fusion protein, which produces MLGKFQREIAAGKLKIKWHWLALGVVAPGLLLVAVRLGLDYWAQSQAPAPTPPVVKVKPMIAALGRIQPEGEIITLSAPSSIEGARVSEILVQEGEVVRQGQVLANLDTTSKRRVEVQLAANEVAIAQAQLNQVLAGAKTGDIQARQAQVGRLEAELRLAQTDLQRNQGLYQEGGISAAALDNFRLRVDTVRQQLQEAQANLRSVREVRGVDVKLAQAQVAQARNRLALAQVELDLSLIKAPVAGRVLKIHTRVGETVGNEGILDLGRTARMFVVAEVYETDILGVQAGQRAVITGTALPAGVRGTVTQVGWQVAKKDVLDTDPVADVDARVVEVKIALDQAASAQVNRLTNMVVNVQIER; this is translated from the coding sequence ATGCTGGGAAAATTTCAGCGGGAAATCGCCGCAGGTAAGCTCAAAATCAAGTGGCACTGGCTCGCCTTAGGGGTAGTCGCCCCCGGATTGCTCCTGGTAGCGGTGCGGTTGGGATTAGATTATTGGGCGCAATCCCAAGCCCCAGCACCCACCCCACCCGTTGTCAAGGTGAAACCGATGATTGCGGCACTGGGTCGCATACAGCCGGAGGGAGAAATTATTACGTTGTCCGCACCGAGTTCGATTGAGGGGGCACGGGTATCAGAGATTTTGGTGCAAGAAGGGGAAGTGGTACGGCAGGGGCAGGTGTTGGCGAATTTGGACACCACCAGCAAACGCCGGGTAGAGGTACAACTGGCGGCTAATGAGGTGGCGATTGCCCAGGCCCAGTTGAATCAGGTGTTGGCGGGGGCAAAAACCGGGGATATTCAGGCGCGTCAAGCCCAGGTTGGTCGCCTGGAGGCGGAATTACGCCTGGCTCAGACGGATTTGCAACGCAACCAGGGACTTTATCAAGAGGGAGGCATTTCGGCGGCGGCGCTGGATAATTTTCGGCTCCGGGTGGATACGGTACGCCAGCAATTGCAAGAAGCCCAGGCGAATCTCCGCAGTGTGCGGGAGGTGCGGGGGGTGGATGTGAAGCTCGCTCAGGCGCAGGTAGCCCAGGCGCGTAACCGTCTGGCTTTGGCACAGGTGGAACTGGACTTGAGTTTGATCAAGGCACCCGTGGCGGGGCGGGTGTTGAAAATCCATACCCGGGTGGGGGAAACCGTGGGCAATGAAGGGATTCTTGACCTGGGGCGCACCGCCCGGATGTTTGTCGTGGCCGAGGTGTACGAAACGGATATTCTGGGGGTGCAGGCGGGGCAAAGGGCGGTGATTACGGGGACAGCGTTACCGGCGGGGGTGCGGGGGACGGTGACCCAGGTGGGTTGGCAGGTGGCGAAAAAAGACGTGTTGGATACCGACCCGGTGGCGGACGTGGATGCGCGGGTGGTGGAGGTGAAAATTGCCCTGGATCAGGCCGCTTCTGCCCAGGTGAATCGGTTGACCAATATGGTCGTCAACGTTCAGATCGAGCGATAA
- a CDS encoding MlaE family lipid ABC transporter permease subunit, which produces MVIFGQSWRWGQRFGSTVLLWGQVLVHLLQGRVHRRNLLTQLEIVGPESLLVVILTGLFVGMVFTIQVAREFVRFGSGDLVGGVLALALVRELAPVLTAVIVAGRVGAAFAAELGTMQVTEQIDALYMLKTDPVDYLVLPRVLACILMVPLLTVVAFVVGIGGGVLIANSMYNLSVSQFLDSVQQFMDGWDVLKALIKGAIFGMLVATIGCGWGLTTTGGAKGVGQSTTAAVVTGLLAIFVSDFFLSWLMFRGLETTVG; this is translated from the coding sequence ATGGTCATTTTTGGGCAATCCTGGCGGTGGGGGCAACGGTTTGGCAGTACGGTACTGCTGTGGGGTCAGGTGTTGGTGCATCTGCTCCAGGGGCGGGTACACCGGCGGAATTTGCTCACCCAACTGGAAATTGTTGGGCCGGAATCCTTGCTGGTGGTCATTCTCACCGGTTTGTTTGTTGGCATGGTGTTTACGATTCAGGTGGCACGGGAATTTGTCCGCTTTGGCTCCGGGGATTTGGTGGGGGGGGTGTTGGCGCTGGCCCTGGTGCGGGAATTGGCTCCCGTGTTGACCGCTGTGATTGTGGCGGGGCGGGTGGGGGCGGCTTTTGCCGCTGAGTTGGGCACCATGCAGGTCACGGAACAGATTGATGCTTTGTATATGCTCAAAACCGACCCGGTGGATTATTTGGTTTTACCCCGGGTGCTGGCCTGTATTTTGATGGTACCTTTGTTAACCGTGGTGGCCTTTGTGGTGGGCATTGGGGGCGGGGTACTGATTGCCAATAGTATGTACAACCTCAGTGTTTCCCAATTTTTGGACTCGGTACAGCAATTTATGGACGGCTGGGACGTGCTGAAAGCCCTGATTAAGGGGGCGATTTTTGGGATGTTGGTGGCGACGATTGGCTGTGGCTGGGGTTTGACTACCACGGGTGGGGCAAAGGGCGTGGGGCAATCCACGACGGCGGCGGTGGTGACCGGGTTGTTGGCGATTTTTGTTTCGGATTTTTTCCTATCCTGGTTAATGTTTCGGGGGCTGGAAACGACGGTGGGTTGA
- a CDS encoding FtsX-like permease family protein produces the protein MGIPLAWLQLSRERMRLLVALAGITFADVLMFVQLGFRDALFESAILVHRNLRADLVLINPQSQAFFAMQQFPRRRLYQALSLPEVASISPMYVDLLPWKSPVCPPTPTATSCTRSILVMGFNPAFSVLDFPEVEANLGQIRQADVVLFDRISREEFGTEFINKEFAAGRPVQTEINRRRVQVGGLFELGASFSADGNVITSDLNFLRMFPGRQAAQIDVGLITLQPGTDVEPVRAKLRQLLNTELKIPGQFLCQGASGSPEFANDVCILTHGEFVELERHYWATGTAIGFIFGLGTVMGFVVGIVVVYQILYTDVSDHLAEYATLKAMGYTDGYLLVVVFQEAMILAVLGFIPGFFVSNGLYALTQAATQLPIAMTVGRAVTVFSMTVIMCFLAGAVSVRRLGAADPADIF, from the coding sequence ATGGGCATCCCTCTGGCATGGTTGCAGTTATCCCGGGAGCGGATGCGCCTGTTGGTGGCCTTGGCGGGGATTACGTTTGCCGATGTGTTGATGTTTGTCCAGTTGGGGTTTCGGGATGCTCTATTTGAATCCGCCATCCTGGTGCATCGCAACCTAAGGGCGGATTTGGTGCTGATCAATCCCCAATCCCAGGCGTTTTTTGCCATGCAACAATTTCCCCGGCGCAGACTATATCAGGCGTTGAGCTTGCCGGAGGTCGCCAGTATCAGCCCCATGTATGTGGATTTACTGCCCTGGAAAAGCCCGGTTTGTCCGCCCACGCCCACGGCTACTAGTTGTACCCGTTCCATTTTGGTGATGGGATTTAACCCGGCGTTTTCTGTGTTGGATTTCCCGGAAGTGGAGGCCAATTTAGGGCAAATTCGGCAGGCGGATGTGGTGCTATTTGACCGGATTTCCCGCGAGGAATTTGGCACCGAATTTATTAATAAAGAATTTGCCGCCGGACGACCGGTACAAACTGAAATCAATCGCCGGCGGGTGCAGGTGGGGGGCTTGTTTGAACTGGGGGCATCCTTTTCCGCTGATGGCAATGTGATCACCAGTGATTTGAATTTTTTGCGGATGTTTCCAGGGCGGCAAGCCGCACAAATTGATGTGGGTTTGATTACCTTACAACCGGGAACCGATGTGGAACCGGTACGGGCGAAATTGCGGCAGTTGCTGAATACGGAACTCAAAATTCCGGGGCAATTTCTCTGTCAAGGGGCGAGCGGTTCCCCGGAATTTGCCAACGATGTGTGTATTCTCACCCATGGGGAATTTGTGGAATTGGAGCGGCATTACTGGGCAACGGGAACCGCCATCGGGTTTATTTTTGGCCTGGGAACGGTGATGGGATTTGTGGTGGGAATTGTGGTAGTTTATCAAATTTTGTACACGGATGTATCGGATCACCTGGCGGAATATGCCACCCTCAAAGCGATGGGCTACACGGATGGTTATTTACTTGTGGTCGTGTTCCAGGAGGCGATGATTTTGGCAGTCTTGGGGTTTATTCCGGGGTTTTTCGTCTCCAATGGTTTGTATGCCCTCACCCAGGCCGCTACCCAACTTCCCATTGCCATGACGGTGGGGCGGGCGGTGACCGTATTTAGCATGACGGTAATAATGTGTTTCCTGGCCGGAGCGGTGTCGGTGCGGCGTTTGGGGGCGGCAGACCCGGCGGATATTTTTTAG
- a CDS encoding transposase family protein: protein MRDLPVFGQKVYLKIPHCQFYCANCQRYFTDRREP, encoded by the coding sequence ATACGAGATTTACCGGTCTTTGGTCAAAAAGTTTACCTCAAGATTCCCCATTGTCAATTTTACTGCGCTAACTGCCAACGCTATTTCACTGACAGGCGAGAACCTTAG